GAGGTCAAAGCCcccggaggagatgggcactccctggctgctgaggatgctgccagcggcggcggaggtggaggagcccacaacggtgttctgagggaaggagctgaggatggggccgggcagggtcaGCACCACAGCAGGAGGCTCGATGACCACGTTGGAGCTCTGGCACTGCCTGAcacagggctcagtgcagctgttGGCCAGCGGGGTCGGGCCGCAGGGCTGGCACGAGCTGTAGCAGGACATGGCTGGCGCTGGCGTTTCACCTGGGACACAAcaaggagggagcagagcacaCGCTGGCTGAGGAGCAGCCTGGGGACACTGGCACGAGGCGGCCACGGGCACGACCGAGTGGGGAGCTGgaagctgtgccagcagccacaCGCTCTGCATCGCTCTCCACAGAGCAGCCTGCACGTGGGAAGCTCCCTCCAAGTTCCCAAACCGAGTCAgacctctcccttctttccaTTGGCACGAGAAGAAGAACCAGAGCCCAGGACAGGATGGAGCACTCTCAGCAGAGAGGTTTCTGGAGGAGAGATCCCTCtttggaaggggaagagaaggggcTTCAGACTCACCTGTTCccgaggaggagaaggaggcaggAGAAGCGGATGAGAGAGCAGGGACTTGGGCTGCCTTTTATAGCTGCCCTTCGTGGCTGCAGGACCTGAGGCAGCCTTTGCAGAGGTAACAATTTGCTGACGCACTCGCCTGAAATGCAAACCGTGGCAGCTAATGATATGGGCTGTGCTTTCATTTCCAACGCTGCTGCCTTTTCATTTCCAGCTCTGGGCCATGCCCACTCCCCAGTGAAGGCTGCTTCTGAGCTCTGGGATGAAAGGCCCCAGCATTTCCAAGGCAGGAATGCAGCAGTGCGGGCAGCAGACTCAGCTCAAGTGCTGGAGGGGTCCAGCGCAGGCAGTTGGTGTCAGCCTGGGCCACTCCGGAGGGGCCGTCGGAAGCGTCATTCTCAGGAAGAGGATGCAGCCCTCCTCAGCTGgctgtcccagagctgccaaGCTTGAGCATGGGCCATGTCCAGCTCTTTCCCTCCTTCAGAGGCTCAGCCTGAGGGGCACTCGTTGTTGCCTCCATAGCTGTTGTGGGGTGTCTCGTTGGCtttgcccccctcctccctaACATGGACCTCAGGAAAAGCATCTGGCCTGTTTTCCCTCGTCTCTTTTGTGTGCTGCCTGAGAGCTCACAAAGAACGGCGTGGGCATGGCTGGGGCTTTTCTTTGCCCAGAATGCCTGAGCCCTGATGCAGTTGTCCCCGTCTGCCCTCAGCAGAGTCCACACTCTGCTCTGgtccttgtgtgtgtttttgagCAGCTGCGTTTGTGTGAACGTCGGGGGTTTGTGTCTGGGGTAGAAGTAAGACCTTGCAGCCAGACGTGCTGGGGAGTCCCTGTGTGGGAAGCAGATGCCCAGAGAAGGATGTTGGGGTTGAGGAGACAGTGAGGTGAGCATAAGCAAGAGACGTTCCCCTGCAGCAAAGAGCAAGGGCATGGTGAGCTGTGCTGGAACAAGCGCTGTCAGCAGGGGCAGGAAAGTGTCCGTGACTGTGTGTCCCCTGTGGGACCACGTCTGGAGTTCTGCGTCCAGACTGGAGCTCCCTGGGCCAGGGAGGACGCGGACGTCCTGAGCAGGGTCCCACCAAGGCCTCGCAGGGTGCGGGGGCCCTGTcacagctgagctgggctgggagcgCAGAGAGGCAGCTGAAGGGAGGCTGTCGGCAGAGCCCCGGAGCCGTGTGAGGCCGGGCGAGGGGCCGCTGGGGGCTGAGCCCCGGGGCGGAGCTGTCAGCGGCGGCCGCGCagggccgtgccgtgccgtgccgtgccgtgccgggaggggaggggaggggaggggagagaagggggCGTTGtggaggaggcggcggggccggagcCCAGGGCCGGGGCTGGCTGGGCACAGCGAGGCGCGGGCGGCGGAGCGGCGGGatgcggcggggccggggcgcggggctgGCCGGGCTGGCCGCGCTGCTGCTGGGtgcgcggggctgcggggggccgGGGCTGAGCCTGGGGGTCCCCGCAGCTCCCTCGGCGCTTCCTCACCGACCTCTATCCCGAAGCGGCCTCCCGtctttccctccctctgctgcagcccccacagAACCCAGCGCTCGCTTCTGTGTCCGGCGCTCGctctttcctgcctttccccGGGCTCCTGCCGGATCGCCCATCAGTCGTTGCTTCCCGCTCGCCGCGTCCTCCCTCTTTTGCCtttgcttccctttccttcctcaacACGTCCAGCCTTCCCCCGGCGTTCTCGCACTCGGCTCTCCCACAGCAATTAAGGGCCACTTCCATCGGGGCACCTGCTGACAGCCTGTGCAAACTCCTCTCCTCATCACGTCGGGACGCTgctggcggcggctgcgggctTAGTtcgggcagcagcaggcagagctgggcagagcagctttggagcgcttttccttcttttctctcgGCAGTGGCTGCGGGCAGAGCCCAGGTGCAGCAGGAGCCGCGGGCAGAGACCAGCGAGGAGATCGGCATCACCATCAATTGCTCTCACCCCAGCATCAACTCCTATGACTATATCCACTGGTACCGTCAGTTCCCGGGCCGAGGTCCCGAGTGGCTCGTGAGCGGTCACAAAGGGTCCCAGGAGCTGCGGTCGCCGTCGGGGCGGCTGTCGGTGTCGGCAGACCGGCGGTCCAGCGGGCTGCGGCTctcccggccccggcgcggggACGCGGCCGTGTACTGGTGTGCCGTGGGAGACACGGGGAGAGGAGCCGGGGCTGCGGCCGGGCACGAACCGCCGCGGGCGGCACGGCGGGGCCGACAGGGggcgctgccgcccgccgctCCGGCAGCACCGGGACAGCGACACCGACACAGAGACACAGGCGTAGAGATACGGACACACGGACacggacacacagacacaggacACAGGCGTAGAGATACGGACACACGGACacggacacacagacacaggacACAGGCGTAGAGATACGGACACAGGGACacggacacacagacacaggacACAGGCGTAGAGATACGGACACAGGGACacggacacacagacacaggacACAGAGACACAGGCGTAGAGATAcggacacagggacacagacacacagacacagggaCACGGACACAGAGACTTAGAGATACGGGCTCAGAGACATAGGGACACGGATGTGGGGACATGGACACGGGAACCGTGACACCCTCCAGCTACAGAGTTTCACGGGGCTTTCCAAATGTTCCCGAGAGTGTTATAAAGTCACGCCACATCCACAGccagaggagaaggggatgtGGAGGTCACAGGCACTGCCACTCGCTCACTACAGCTGCCCGGGGTTGTCAGAACCAGCTTGTTTGGTTGGACTCGGCACCTTTGGAGTTGAGGCCCGGGAGACAGGCAAAAGCTCTGGGCTGGACACCCTGACCATAACCTCAGGAGTTGCCAGGTTCCTACTCCGTGAGTGAGTCCAACACGGATTTGCTGAGTTGCCCCAAGGGGCTGGGGGTCTGAGGTGAGTGAGAGCTGTCAGGAGGCCTCTGGCAAGAGACTGTGGGCTCCAGTCAGTCCCCAGCCAGTGGCTCAAGGAGCTGACAGAGCTGTTCAAAACCCCTGGTCACACGCTTCTGAGGCACAGAGTGAAGGATCACCCTGCACTCTGTCCCGTCTGGGCTTGATAACTGTGTTTCCAGGGAACAACTGACACAGGGGCAAACAAGGCAGAGCAACTGCCTTGGCCAGGCAAGCACATGGATCAGCCCCATGCTCACATGTGGTCTGcccctctgcttcctctctccaCTTGTCTCCCAGCATCTGTTTCTGatgtccagcagctcctgactTGAAGGGATGGCAGAAGCCCAGCAGTAGCCTGACTGCCCAGAGAAGAGCCCTCCCAGTGCTAAACAACCTCTCCTTGGCCCTTGCACACCTGATACACAGGGAAGGTTGAAGTCTGGGGGTTTTCCCTTGTGCTGAGCATTTCACCAACAGTAATTTCACCCCTACAGAGCTTCTTCATAGCAGAGCTGTGCAGTCCCAAGCACCGCAGACTCAGAagtctctccttttccttccctcccattACACCCATTCCAAGCTGCCCctccagccttctcttccccaggctgaacaccaACAGCCCTCGCAGCCCATCCTCCCAGGAAAGATGCTCCGGTCCCTGCCCCGTCTTGCTGGCCTCGCTGCATTAACCATCATGAGGAAGGAGGATCGGGTGCCTTGTGCTGCTGGCCATGCTCTTCCCACTGCAGCCCAGGGTGCTCTTGGCCTTCCTTGCCACGAGGGTTCATTGCCCCAGCAGGCTCGGGAACAGCCACGAGCCGCCAAAACGGAGCGGGACACAGCAGTGAGAGCTCAGGAGAAGTGTCCCCACTGCCTGTGCAGCTCGGActcttccctcagcactcaccaGCCGCCGCTGTTGGAGGAGGGGGCTCTTGTTATGCTGAGTCTGTATTGCACAGCCCCTTTTGGCCCTGCTCAGGGGAAGCTGTGTGGgaagctgtcagcagcagcca
This window of the Colius striatus isolate bColStr4 chromosome W, bColStr4.1.hap1, whole genome shotgun sequence genome carries:
- the LOC133628543 gene encoding feather keratin Cos2-3-like; amino-acid sequence: MSCYSSCQPCGPTPLANSCTEPCVRQCQSSNVVIEPPAVVLTLPGPILSSFPQNTVVGSSTSAAAGSILSSQGVPISSGGFDLSSITSRYCGRRSSPC